The Aquisalimonas asiatica genome contains a region encoding:
- the cysQ gene encoding 3'(2'),5'-bisphosphate nucleotidase CysQ: MTQPDFETVVAIARRAGDAILAVYNGPDFDVETKDDDSPLTAADRAAHAIIDRELRALTPEIPVLSEEGADVPAAKRQQWPRFWLVDPLDGTKEFIKRNGEFTVNIALVEGGRPVWGVIHAPALDTTYGGGVGSGAWKQTGADGAREPLAVRTPDDGHAVVKSRSHPSGELAAFLERITVADEVPVGSSLKFCVVAEGRATLYPRFGPTMEWDTGAGQAIVEAAGGRVVMAEDETTPLTYNKDDLRNGFFIVSA; encoded by the coding sequence ATGACTCAACCCGATTTCGAGACCGTCGTTGCCATCGCCCGCCGCGCGGGCGATGCGATTCTCGCGGTCTACAATGGCCCCGACTTCGACGTGGAAACCAAGGACGATGACTCGCCGCTCACCGCGGCGGACCGGGCCGCCCACGCCATCATCGACCGCGAACTGCGGGCGCTCACGCCGGAGATCCCGGTGCTGTCCGAGGAGGGTGCCGACGTCCCCGCCGCCAAGCGCCAGCAGTGGCCGCGGTTCTGGCTGGTGGACCCGCTGGACGGCACCAAGGAGTTCATCAAGCGCAACGGTGAGTTCACCGTGAATATCGCGCTGGTGGAAGGCGGTCGCCCTGTCTGGGGCGTCATCCACGCCCCGGCGCTGGACACCACCTATGGGGGGGGAGTGGGTTCGGGTGCCTGGAAGCAGACCGGTGCCGACGGCGCGCGCGAGCCGCTGGCGGTGCGTACGCCCGATGACGGCCACGCCGTGGTCAAGAGCCGGTCCCACCCCAGCGGCGAGCTGGCGGCGTTCCTGGAGCGGATCACCGTCGCCGATGAAGTGCCCGTGGGCAGCTCGCTGAAGTTCTGTGTGGTGGCCGAGGGGCGGGCGACGCTCTATCCGCGCTTCGGGCCGACCATGGAGTGGGACACCGGCGCCGGCCAGGCCATCGTCGAGGCCGCCGGCGGGCGGGTGGTGATGGCGGAGGACGAAACCACGCCGCTCACCTACAACAAGGATGACCTGCGGAACGGGTTTTTCATCGTCTCGGCTTGA
- a CDS encoding bifunctional sulfate adenylyltransferase/adenylylsulfate kinase, protein MSDASKDLTPPHGGTLKELLVDSDRAAALREEARDLPSWDLTERQVCDIELLLNGGFSPLDGFLREADYNAVCADMRLADGTLWPIPINLDVTEEFAGSLKAGARIALRHPEGMVLAIMTVEDSYRPDVRKQAEQVYGAADEAHPEVFRLFHQTNPVYLGGPLEGIELPPHHTFKHLRHTPRELREWFAKMGWNNVVAFQTRNPMHRAHVELAKRASQKGEANLLIHPVVGMTKPGDVDYFVRVRCYQEVVKHFPEQTTQLSLLPLAMRMGGPREAVWHAIIRKNHGCTRFIVGRDHAGPGKNSAGEDFYGPYDAQELVRKYQDELGIVMQPFEEMVYVEDMAQYVPRSEVPEDARVLNISGTELRRRLKEGLELPDWFSYPEVITKLRQAFPPKRQQGFTVFFTGLSGSGKSTIANVVMAKLMEHGTRPVTMLDGDLVRKHLSSELGFSKEHREINIRRIGFVASEITKNGGVAICAPIAPYRATRREVREMVSQGGGFIEVYVATPLEVCEERDRKGLYAKARAGQIKQFTGIDDPYEEPENAEVVVDTSRYSADELAQQVILHLEKQGYIDLD, encoded by the coding sequence ATGAGTGACGCATCGAAAGACCTGACGCCGCCCCACGGCGGCACCCTGAAAGAGCTGCTGGTGGATTCGGACCGCGCGGCCGCACTGCGCGAGGAAGCGCGCGACCTGCCATCCTGGGATCTCACCGAGCGCCAGGTGTGCGATATCGAGCTGTTGCTCAATGGTGGCTTCTCGCCGCTGGACGGCTTCCTGCGCGAGGCCGATTACAACGCCGTGTGTGCCGACATGCGCCTGGCGGACGGCACCCTCTGGCCGATCCCGATCAACCTGGACGTCACCGAGGAGTTTGCCGGCAGCCTCAAGGCCGGCGCCCGCATCGCCCTGCGCCATCCCGAGGGCATGGTGCTCGCCATCATGACCGTCGAGGACAGCTACCGCCCGGACGTCCGCAAGCAGGCGGAGCAGGTCTACGGCGCGGCCGATGAGGCGCATCCGGAGGTCTTTCGCCTGTTCCACCAGACCAATCCGGTCTACCTGGGTGGCCCGCTGGAGGGCATCGAGCTGCCGCCGCACCACACCTTCAAGCACCTGCGCCACACGCCGCGGGAGCTGCGCGAGTGGTTCGCCAAGATGGGCTGGAACAACGTGGTCGCCTTCCAGACCCGCAACCCCATGCACCGGGCGCACGTGGAGCTGGCGAAGCGCGCATCGCAGAAGGGCGAGGCCAACCTGCTGATCCACCCCGTGGTGGGCATGACCAAGCCGGGTGACGTGGACTACTTCGTGCGCGTGCGCTGCTACCAGGAAGTGGTCAAGCACTTCCCCGAGCAGACCACCCAGCTCAGCCTGCTGCCGCTGGCCATGCGCATGGGCGGCCCGCGCGAGGCCGTGTGGCACGCCATCATCCGCAAGAACCACGGGTGCACGCGGTTCATCGTCGGCCGCGACCACGCCGGCCCGGGCAAGAATAGCGCCGGCGAGGACTTCTACGGCCCCTACGACGCCCAGGAGCTGGTGCGCAAGTACCAGGACGAGCTGGGCATCGTCATGCAGCCGTTCGAGGAGATGGTCTACGTGGAGGACATGGCGCAGTACGTCCCGCGCTCGGAGGTGCCCGAGGACGCCCGCGTCCTGAACATCTCCGGCACCGAGCTGCGCCGCCGGCTGAAAGAAGGGCTGGAGCTGCCGGACTGGTTCTCCTACCCCGAGGTCATCACCAAGCTGCGGCAGGCCTTCCCGCCGAAGCGCCAGCAGGGGTTCACGGTGTTCTTCACCGGCCTGTCGGGGTCGGGCAAGTCCACCATCGCCAACGTGGTCATGGCCAAGCTCATGGAGCACGGCACGCGGCCGGTGACCATGCTCGACGGGGACCTGGTGCGCAAGCACCTCTCCAGCGAGCTGGGCTTCTCCAAGGAGCACCGGGAGATCAACATCCGCCGCATCGGCTTTGTCGCCAGTGAGATCACCAAGAACGGCGGTGTCGCCATCTGCGCGCCCATCGCCCCCTACCGCGCCACGCGCCGGGAAGTGCGCGAGATGGTGAGCCAGGGCGGTGGTTTCATCGAGGTGTACGTGGCCACGCCGCTGGAAGTCTGCGAGGAACGCGACCGCAAGGGGCTGTACGCCAAGGCGCGCGCCGGGCAGATCAAGCAGTTCACCGGTATCGACGATCCCTACGAGGAGCCGGAGAACGCCGAGGTGGTCGTGGATACGTCCCGCTACTCCGCCGATGAGCTGGCCCAGCAGGTGATCCTGCACCTGGAGAAGCAGGGCTACATCGACCTGGACTGA